In Hypanus sabinus isolate sHypSab1 unplaced genomic scaffold, sHypSab1.hap1 scaffold_688, whole genome shotgun sequence, one genomic interval encodes:
- the LOC132389871 gene encoding gastrula zinc finger protein XlCGF57.1-like, with the protein MLSIYTGGIHLSAQSSTLMAHQRVHTGVWPFTCSDCGKGFMLSAHLLSHQSVHTGERPFTCSDCGKGFTLSSNLKLHQRVHTGERPFTCSDCGKRFTSSSQLKVHQRVHTGERPFTCSDCGKGFTQSSHLQAHQRVHTGERSFNCSECGKGFALSSHLLRHQLVHTGERPFTCSECGKRFTLSSQLKVHQRVHTGERPFTCSDCGKGFTQSSHLEAHQRVHTGERPFTCLDCGKAFTQFATLQAHRSVHTGERPFTCSDCGKGFTSSYKLKVHQRVHTGEKPFSCLDCGKGFALSSHLLRHQLVHTGERPFTCSDCGKGFTQSSQLQAHQRVHTGERPFICSDCGKGFTSSYKLKVHQRVHMGERPFTCSDCGKRFTSSSQLEIHQQVHTGERPFTCSDCGKGFTQSSQLQAHQRVHTGERPFTCSDCGKGFTQSSHLRAHQRVHTGEKPFTCLDCGKGFALSSHLLRHQLVHTGERPFTCSECGKRFTLSSQLKVHQRVHTGERPFTCSDNGKGFTQSSHLRAHYSVHTGETLDTCSDFGKRFSQSNQPNVHH; encoded by the coding sequence ATGCTGTCAATTTACACGGGGGGAATCCATTTATCTGCTCAGTCATCCactctaatggctcaccagcgagttcacaccggggtgtggccattcacctgctcagactgtgggaagggattcatgtTGTCAGCtcacctactgagtcatcagtcagttcacacgggtgagaggccattcacctgctctgactgtgggaaaggattcactttgtcatctaATCTTAagctacatcagcgagttcacacgggtgagaggccattcacctgctctgactgtgggaaaagattcacttcgtcatctcaacttaaggtacatcagcgagttcacactggggagaggccattcacctgctcagactgtggaaaaggattcactcagtcatcccaccttcaagcacatcagcgagttcacactggggagaggtcgttcaactgctcagagtgtgggaagggattcgcgttgtcatctcacctactgagacatcagttagttcacactggtgagaggccattcacctgctcagaatgtgggaaaagattcactttgtcatctcaacttaaggtacatcagcgagttcacactggtgagaggccgttcacctgctcggactgtggaaaaggattcactcagtcatcccacctagaagcacatcagcgagttcacactggggagaggccattcacctgcttagactgtgggaaggcattcacacagtTTGCTACCCTACAAGCACaccggtcagttcacactggggagaggccgttcacctgctcagactgtgggaaaggattcacttcgtcatatAAACTTAAggtgcatcagcgagttcacactggggagaagccattctcctgcttagactgtgggaagggatttgcgttgtcatctcacctactgagacatcagttagtacacactggtgagaggccgttcacctgctcagactgtgggaaaggattcactcagtcatcccaactacaagcacatcagcgagttcacactggggagaggccattcatctgctcagactgtgggaaaggattcacttcatcatataaacttaaggtacatcagcgagttcacatgggggagaggccgttcacctgctcagactgtgggaaaagattcacttcgtcatctcaactggagattcatcagcaagttcacactggggagaggccgttcacctgctcagactgtgggaaaggattcactcagtcatcccaactacaagcacatcagcgagttcacactggggagaggccgttcacctgctcagactgtgggaaaggattcactcagtcatcccacctgcgagcacatcagcgagttcacactggggagaagccgttcacctgcttagactgtgggaagggatttgcgttgtcatctcacctactgagacatcagttagtacacactggtgagaggccgttcacctgctcagaatgtgggaaaagattcactttgtcatctcaacttaaggtacatcagcgagttcacactggggagaggccattcacctgctcagacaatggaaaaggattcactcagtcatcccacctgcgagCACACTactcagttcacaccggggagactcTAGACACCTGCTCggactttgggaagagattctctcagtcaaatcaaccaaatgtgcatcattga